The genomic DNA GTCTGGCAATGGAGGAAATGCACGGCAAAGTGCTGATGGAAGGGACTAAACCCATCAAGGTAACGTTAACGGTTATGCGCGGATCTTAAGTGACAGAAGCAACGCAATTTTCCgtatatattttgtaattttgtaaccaatgttagcttgctagtgtgctaattagctaacgttagcaagtgttaaattagctagctacgttaacgttacattgttaaaaaaaatcgaTACCGGTGTATTGTATAGAACTCAATTTATCCGTTTCCCCTACCTGAAACTATAACGTTAAATATACAGAGGGGCGCTTCACGTTCACTATTCGAAATGGGGGACAACTTCGACGCAACACCTGTTAGGATACCGTGATGCATAGCGCCCCCTCCGTAGTTGGTTAGGGTTTGGTTTAGCTAGGTTATGTCCCATTTCAGGTGCTGCAGCCTCCGAAGGAACAGAACTCGACGGGGAAACAGAGTTCTGTTCAACACCGGTATcgatttttgaacgatacccaacATCAACAATGTTCGATACAACACCTGTTCCCAAACGATATTTTTTTCACTACCAAtttaaaacaaaccaacaattaatattaatattatggtacaaatatttatttttcagatcttttcagacatttttcacTATCGATGAAATACTTACTATCAGGCTGCAGTTGTAACCAAACAATTACTAATCGTTTCCTTTATTTCTCTGGTTGGTTGTGAAGGTGTTTATTGCCCAGTCACGGTCTTCAACGAGACACAGAGACGTTGAGGATGAGGAGCTGACCAGGATCTTTGTCATGATCCCCAAAACCTTCTCGGAGGAGGATCTTAAAGACACATTTAAAGTAACTACTACAcccatttcttctttttttcctgtcttTACTATTGCCTGTATGTAAAATACAACTATGACTACAATTTAACGTGATTTtataaaagtatacattttcattttaggcTCTCTGAAATATGCCTAcaccttttttaaaatatttgctATAACTGCCGTCTCTTGCTGCCttatatgtaaataaaaaatttaaataatttccaCATGTCGAATATGGCAAAATGAACACAaatctatttgtctgtctgtctctcgttCAGGAGTATGGTGATATTGAATATTGCGTGATCATCAAGAATAAGGCTACAGGCGAAAGTAAAGGACTGGGCTACGTGAGATACTACAAACCCTCTCAAGCAGCTGTCGCCATAGAGAACTGTGACAAAAGTAAGATGGTGTCAAAATATTTTACTGGTGGTAGACGTAGCTGCATGAAAAAGTACTGGGAGActtcattttttacatttctacatcTCATAAATAATTTAATACCATACAGTTAACAAAATATAGTGTGTTTCCAGCCATACTAGCTTCTCACTGTTAACACTTTGTGAACTGCTGTGGATATTTTTGTCTTAAAGAATGGTGGCATTGATGATGATGGGTTTTGTTAGCTTACAGGGCAATCCTGGCTGAACCTCGCACCAAGACGACGGCATCAGAAGACTACTCCGGGGGAGCGCCCAGAGGTGATTACGCGGGCGGTGCCGCTGACTCCATGAACCCGTATGCCTTCCCTATGGGTAAGCCGTTGTTTTCCAACCCAATTCAGTATTTTTTGGCTTAGGGGTTAGTAAATTTATAGTTCTTTCAAGCCCATGACCAGCAGTTAAGTCAGTCAGACATGAGACACAGCACTGAATCCTGTATTTTGTGTCTGCTGTCAGATGACATACTTAATGACACTTCGGGGGGACCCTGGTGgggttctttttatttttattttttttaccacagtGCATCACTGTGGAGCTATCTATGTTTTTATGATGGGGTCCCCTTTTTCCTGCCAATCATTTCACATAATTCCACTGATCTACAGGTGGCGGTAATGTCTCCAGAAACTCAGCAAAGCAGCAGCAAAGGCAGGGAAGAAGACGGCTAGCAAGTAAACGGATATAAACAATGCAGGCTACAAATGTTCTTTAAAAATGGCTTAAGACACTCTGTTGGTGAAATCAAGAATGAACAACTAGAAATGAAAGTCATTAGTGCCAAAATACAAATCCAAGAAGCTGATGAGTTTAGGTTCAAGTGAGTTCTGAGTTATTTAGGGAGCTCATTGTGGCCTTATGTCCCACagggacatggaggattaagtAATGCATCTTCTTGAAGGTCTTttaatgtaaatacatttgGGAATCACTTACTGCAGTTGCATCTGTCCCGTTATTGACCCTGGTGTCCCTCGTTCCTCTACAGCTGACCCTGGCAACTACTCGGTCAATATGGACTACCGCTCTGGGGACCGCTCGGGGGACCGCTTGGGGGACCGCTCTGGGGACTTCACACGGTGCCTGATGATGTCAACACGGGCCGCACTTACCCAGGAGcagattttctctctctttgacaTCATTCCTGGCATGGAATACTGTGAGCTGCAGAGAGACTCTTATGGGTTGAGCAAAGGTTTGTGACTGAATCCAACGCATGGGCTTTATTCATTTGGCCACTATAATACTGTACATTGGAATCAAAGCAAAATGAAGGTGTCTTTGAGAGAGAGTTCACTTATGTGACTGTGGTTTTGTATTTGATGTGATGCCACTTAAGCATCCAGCATGATAAAATTGCATCATACCCTCCTTTGAGAGTCAATAACGGTTACACGTTTTTAAtcttatatttgttttcttAGTCTGATTAACAGACATAAACCAAAAGGTATTAAcatttgtgatttataaaatgaATGAAAGGAGTAAATCCTCATatttgaaaaacaggaattggcTTTATAGGTGACTCAAGAATCGATTATCAATAGTCATTTATTAACTGTCCATTGGTCGCCTACGATCAACTAAGTGTTCTTTGATTAATCCCTACCACGTCATAGCTTAAATACATCGTCCTGACAGGTCAACAAATTAATTTGGACACACTGAAGtattttaaaagtaaagttagtttgctGTAGTTTGTAACTCATGCAGTCTGTGAATGTTGACGTGTTCCAGCCATTAAGTCTGTTTATTTAACTTAAGTTGTCCTGTCGGCTGCAGGTCATGCTTTGATTCGCTACGCCAATCTGGGATCAGCTGTTTACGCCAAGGAAAAGCTGAATGGCTTTGAATATCCACCTGGCAACAGACTGGCAGTCAATTTTGTTGACGACGGAGAGGACCGCAGCAGgtacacactcgcacacacgcgCATGTCTATACCTCGTACACACAGAATACCATGACCATTTCTCTGCAGAATAAGTCAGACGTTAATGGAGGTGTGAAGCAGAAATGTCCTTTTTGAAGTTAatatattcatttaaaatattggGACCAAAATGCCACTGATGATTAACAGTAACCTCTGCATGTCTTCTTGGTCACGttttatttgttgtcaaataTTCATGGGtgaattttattattattattattattattattattattattattattattatagttatctcatgaagtggtgtatgtatgacacgctaATTCATATGCCATGATTTGCGTGTTataaagacgcatactcgctattttgtgtgtttatcaatgccgtttggcctccattgacttacattaccttgcgattgcgtgtgaattggtggatgggtaaaacacaggaccttcACACAGGAGAGCGGGAATCGCGTCCTGCATGTGGCGTTTCCTTTGTGTCCctcgtgtgatgtttcctttccatgtttgttcttttcctaatcccaaccgtttCTTCTTTTCAACCCAACCCccacacgccacgtggctttagaaagacgttgcagactgcagtCAGCTGTATACAATGTACACATACACGCGGACAGCTGAAAAATGCGTATAGATAACACGcctcttggctttaggaaagtggcgtgcatgtttatgcaaagtcatgatgtcatgttgcccCGTGGGCCACAGTGATCGGGTAGTTGTTTTCCAGGAGCAAGCGTCTTTATATAGTAAACAACAAAGTACGTAGTCTGAAGAAGTAAAAGTTGTGGGCACCACACAGTTACGACGTAGAGGAAAACCCCCACGATAACCATTGTGCTAACAAAAAAACCACCACACGTTTAGAAAGCAGCACGGGCATGAAGCTGGTCTGGATGGGGTCAGGAAAATGGCAAATTGAGTTCATATTTGCAAGTGTGCAAGACAAATGTTGAGTTAAAGTACACGATAAGGTTTAAAATTACCATACAAATAATTGTGGAGACCCAAAATAAGGATACAAAGTAGGGCTGGTCCATatggagaaaaacaaatatcctgatatttttgaccaaatacctcgatatcgataccgcaacgtagagctgggcaatatatctgttatatcgatatcgtgatatgagactagatatcgtcttagattttggatatcgtaatatcgtaatatgacataaatgttgtcttttcctggttttaaaggctgcattacagtaaagtgatgtacttttctgaacacaccagactgttctagcttttctattatttgcctttacccacttagacattatatccacattactgatgattatttatcaaaactgtcattgtgtaaatattttgtgaaagcaccaatagccaacactacaatatcgttgcggtatcgatatcgaggtcgaaaatatcgtgatatttgattttctccatatcgcctcGCCCtgccgcaacgatattgtagtgttgactattggtgctttcacaaaatatttacacaatgagatttttgataaataatcatcagtaatgtggatataatgactaagtgggtaaggGCAAAttacagttacaacagtctggtgtgttcagaaaagtacatcactttactgtaatgcagcctttaaaaccaggaaaagacaaacgcttatgtcatattacgatatccaaaatctaagacgatatctagtctcatatcacgatatcaatgtattgcccagctctaatacaaagtatttttttatttccctgGCATGTGTCCATTACTAGTGTTGTAGTCACCAGAAATGTGATAGGCGTAAGGGAGCGTCTTCATTTATCTCTGTATGGAGCCTagctgtaagtaattttggccACACAACTTCATCGGTAGGTGAAGTTAAGCATGAATCATTGAACATCTGCTTGAAACAGCATGCGCAATTGTTTTCGTGTGTAGTCCTGTAGGTCGGATGGCCATGCAGTTTGTTGCAACCCAGATGATGTCTGCAGCGTGGAACGGACATTCTTCCAGCCAAGCAATGAAACCTGTAAGTACATAAAATCAATGCCTGATTTACAAAATCACCCTGTAATTAATCATGGATTATATTAAGGCTGTGGTAGGCGCCATTGTGTCTGTCATCCTTCAGCATATTTTAACTGgctggtctgagagaaaactagacttctgcacctcctcttggctctgttgTCTGGCGTTAGATAATCCAGCCCGTGacggagactttggccaatcacaggtcatttcagaaagagagCGTTCCCATTGGCTGTTCTGCACATGCATTGCCCGTGCGACGAgaggggagagctgcaggaaaaGGACTTACTTTACTTCAAATTCTGGCGTTTTGCACATTCTACCAACTGCAGCTTTAACTCATAAGTTCTTTtaagacttcttttttttttttttattaatgaaaaGGAAATGTCTTTAATTTTAGACATTATTGAACcagtgctgtagagataaaaaaaaaaatactgcatgTGCAACTTTCTTCATCTGCAAAAAGACTTAGACAAACTATTGCAGCAGAATATCAGTCAGATTTATGATAAAGTAATCATCTGGAAAACTACTGCATCGTTTTTAGTAATTGTTCTTGCTGTGGTGTCACATTATAGAGACTACATTTAATGTATCGTAGAAAACAACTCTCCCTCTATATAACAACTTGAGGTTAATGACTGTTTCTGGTAATTATCCCTCCAGGCCTCCTCTGCTACCAGTAGCATTTTACAGGTcaaataatgaatgaaataaaagttTGTAATCACACAAGATTTAACACACTttaaggtccagtgtgtaacatgtttagttcattctcaaaatctgtgttgcccgttcacaaacttgtcctttttcatgaatatttacctccaccgtcaattccaagtattcctattggcttgaaattttacatttgcatgaaGTGAGGTAtttgctccatattcatgcgccatcttgaaatacgtttgtgtgtgtgtgtgtgcgtctgcctgctccgcctttcgcgttttcgctgtcacatgataaactcccAGGTGCTGCTAATCGGTATCGTAGTttcccggcaagtttgaagaaggaaacatggaggaccacacgtattcaaaatccaaatttcaggaacaggagtcttcttcttcgccgaggaaaaaaaatattgaaaagagcacgagaccggctttttgaagcgtgaaggctaccgtagctgtaatatgtactttgaactgcgtggcgcaaGAGAGTTGACTACGATGtgtgatctcaacgctagatgggagaaattccaacacattggaccttttaaCCTAACACAGTTAGgtgtaaaaaataaaccatGTTTAAGTTGACTTGCTGATCCTGGGTGTGTTTGCCGGTATCCTCCAGAGCTACCCTGCTGTCGCCCCGATGCCCCGGGTTCAGACAGACGTCAACCTGCCCCCTCTGAAGAAGCTCGCTCCACCCGACAGCAAGGCAAAGGAGCGCTTGTTTGTTGTCTTC from Sander lucioperca isolate FBNREF2018 chromosome 15, SLUC_FBN_1.2, whole genome shotgun sequence includes the following:
- the rbm45 gene encoding RNA-binding protein 45 isoform X2 translates to MEEYPKQTENLDDPPNSRLFVVTSRSITEDELRESFCVFGDIHGIWVVKDKQTKESKGICYVKFAKSSQACLAMEEMHGKVLMEGTKPIKVFIAQSRSSTRHRDVEDEELTRIFVMIPKTFSEEDLKDTFKEYGDIEYCVIIKNKATGESKGLGYVRYYKPSQAAVAIENCDKTYRAILAEPRTKTTASEDYSGGAPRGDYAGGAADSMNPYAFPMADPGNYSVNMDYRSGDRSGDRLGDRSGDFTRCLMMSTRAALTQEQIFSLFDIIPGMEYCELQRDSYGLSKGHALIRYANLGSAVYAKEKLNGFEYPPGNRLAVNFVDDGEDRSSPVGRMAMQFVATQMMSAAWNGHSSSQAMKPSYPAVAPMPRVQTDVNLPPLKKLAPPDSKAKERLFVVFSPAPLPPDVLEDVFCRFGSLIEVHLVPGRKVGYMKYADKQCADDALAALHGRVVNGVKMKVMLADPPREESHKRPRTY
- the rbm45 gene encoding RNA-binding protein 45 isoform X1, whose protein sequence is MEEYPKQTENLDDPPNSRLFVVTSRSITEDELRESFCVFGDIHGIWVVKDKQTKESKGICYVKFAKSSQACLAMEEMHGKVLMEGTKPIKVFIAQSRSSTRHRDVEDEELTRIFVMIPKTFSEEDLKDTFKEYGDIEYCVIIKNKATGESKGLGYVRYYKPSQAAVAIENCDKTYRAILAEPRTKTTASEDYSGGAPRGDYAGGAADSMNPYAFPMGGGNVSRNSAKQQQRQGRRRLATDPGNYSVNMDYRSGDRSGDRLGDRSGDFTRCLMMSTRAALTQEQIFSLFDIIPGMEYCELQRDSYGLSKGHALIRYANLGSAVYAKEKLNGFEYPPGNRLAVNFVDDGEDRSSPVGRMAMQFVATQMMSAAWNGHSSSQAMKPSYPAVAPMPRVQTDVNLPPLKKLAPPDSKAKERLFVVFSPAPLPPDVLEDVFCRFGSLIEVHLVPGRKVGYMKYADKQCADDALAALHGRVVNGVKMKVMLADPPREESHKRPRTY